The Tardiphaga alba genome includes a window with the following:
- the secY gene encoding preprotein translocase subunit SecY, translated as MASAAEQLASNLNFAALGKAEELKKRIWFTLGALLVYRLGTYIPLPGIDPSAWEQVFRQQAGGILGMFNMFAGGGINRMAIFALNIMPYISASIIIQLLTTVSPQLEALKKEGEAGRKTLNQYTRYLTVILAAFQSYAIAAGLQSAGNVVSEPGMFFLISASVTLTGGTMFLMWLGEQITSRGIGNGISLIILAGIVAELPAAIANMLELGRQGALSTGLILVVIVMAVVVIAFIVFVERAQRRLLIQYPKRQVGNKMFEGQSSHLPLKLNTSGVIPPIFASSLLLLPATIASFNAGKGPEWFQMLTTQLSHGRPLFLVLYVSLIVFFAFFYTAIVFNPTETADNLKKHGGFIPGIRPGERTAEYIDYVLSRITVVGAAYLAVVCLIPEIMISYAAVPFYFGGTSLLIVVSVTMDTVAQVQGHLLAHQYEGLIRKSKLKGRRK; from the coding sequence ATGGCTTCCGCAGCAGAGCAACTCGCCTCCAATCTCAACTTTGCCGCGCTCGGCAAGGCCGAAGAACTGAAGAAGCGCATCTGGTTCACCCTGGGTGCGCTGCTTGTTTATCGGCTCGGCACCTATATTCCGCTGCCCGGCATCGATCCGTCGGCTTGGGAGCAGGTGTTCCGCCAGCAGGCCGGCGGCATCCTCGGCATGTTCAACATGTTCGCGGGCGGCGGCATCAATCGCATGGCGATTTTTGCGCTGAACATCATGCCGTATATCTCGGCATCTATCATCATCCAGCTTCTGACCACCGTGTCGCCGCAGCTCGAAGCCCTCAAGAAAGAGGGTGAGGCCGGCCGCAAGACGCTGAACCAGTATACCCGCTACCTGACCGTCATCCTGGCTGCTTTTCAGTCCTACGCCATTGCGGCGGGCCTGCAGAGCGCCGGCAATGTGGTCAGCGAGCCCGGCATGTTCTTCCTGATCTCGGCGTCGGTGACGCTGACCGGCGGCACCATGTTCCTGATGTGGCTGGGTGAGCAGATCACCTCGCGCGGCATCGGCAACGGCATTTCGCTGATCATTCTGGCGGGCATCGTGGCCGAGCTTCCGGCGGCGATCGCCAACATGCTCGAACTCGGCCGTCAGGGCGCCCTGTCGACGGGCCTGATCCTGGTCGTGATCGTGATGGCCGTCGTGGTCATCGCCTTCATCGTGTTCGTCGAGCGCGCCCAGCGTCGCCTGCTGATCCAGTATCCGAAGCGCCAGGTCGGCAACAAGATGTTCGAGGGCCAGTCCTCGCATCTGCCGCTGAAGCTGAATACGTCGGGCGTGATCCCGCCGATCTTCGCATCGTCGCTGTTGCTGCTGCCGGCGACCATTGCGAGCTTCAATGCAGGGAAGGGGCCCGAGTGGTTCCAGATGCTGACGACCCAGCTTAGCCATGGTCGTCCGCTGTTCCTGGTTCTCTATGTGTCGCTGATCGTGTTCTTCGCGTTCTTCTATACGGCGATCGTGTTCAACCCGACCGAGACCGCCGACAATCTGAAGAAGCATGGCGGCTTCATTCCGGGCATCCGTCCGGGCGAGCGGACAGCCGAATATATCGACTACGTGCTGTCGCGTATCACAGTGGTCGGCGCCGCTTATCTCGCAGTGGTCTGCTTGATCCCGGAAATCATGATCTCCTATGCGGCGGTCCCATTCTATTTCGGCGGCACCTCGCTGCTGATCGTGGTCAGCGTGACCATGGATACGGTCGCTCAGGTGCAGGGCCACCTGCTGGCGCACCAGTATGAAGGTTTGATCCGCAAGTCGAAGCTGAAGGGCCGGCGTAAATGA
- the rplO gene encoding 50S ribosomal protein L15 encodes MKLSDIADNAGSRKKRMRIGRGIGSGKGKTGGRGGKGQTARSGVRIKGFEGGQMPLHRRLPKRGFNNIFRLDFAEINLDRLQDAIDSKKLDASKGTITAASLVEAGVIRRAKDGVRVLGRGEIKAKIQLEVAGASKAAVEAIEKAGGKVTILAPAKKEDGEAA; translated from the coding sequence ATGAAGCTCAGCGATATCGCCGATAACGCCGGCTCCCGTAAGAAGCGTATGCGCATCGGCCGCGGCATTGGCTCTGGCAAGGGCAAGACCGGCGGCCGTGGCGGCAAGGGCCAGACCGCACGTTCGGGCGTGCGCATCAAGGGCTTCGAAGGCGGTCAGATGCCGTTGCATCGCCGTCTGCCGAAGCGCGGCTTCAACAACATCTTTCGTCTCGACTTCGCCGAGATCAACCTGGACCGTCTCCAGGATGCGATCGACAGCAAGAAGCTCGACGCGTCGAAGGGCACGATCACCGCAGCTTCGCTCGTCGAAGCCGGCGTGATCCGCCGCGCCAAGGACGGCGTGCGTGTGCTCGGCCGTGGCGAGATCAAGGCGAAGATCCAGCTCGAAGTCGCCGGTGCTTCCAAGGCTGCCGTCGAGGCGATCGAGAAGGCCGGCGGCAAGGTGACCATCCTTGCGCCCGCCAAGAAGGAAGACGGCGAAGCCGCCTGA
- the rpmD gene encoding 50S ribosomal protein L30 — translation MAKAAKTLKVEQIASAIRRHHSQRSTLVGLKLNKIGRVTELQDTPEVRGMIAKVQHLVRVVED, via the coding sequence ATGGCCAAGGCCGCAAAGACCCTCAAGGTGGAGCAGATCGCCAGCGCGATCCGCCGTCACCACTCGCAGCGCTCGACCCTGGTCGGCCTGAAGCTCAACAAGATCGGCCGCGTGACCGAACTTCAGGACACTCCTGAAGTTCGCGGCATGATCGCCAAGGTGCAGCACCTCGTCCGCGTGGTCGAGGACTAA
- the rpsE gene encoding 30S ribosomal protein S5, with protein MAGERERGGRDRGPREERDSEFVDKLVHINRVAKVVKGGKRFGFAALVVIGDQKGRVGFGHGKAREVPEAIRKATDSAKRNLTRVALREGRTLHHDIAGRHGAGRVYLRAAPAGTGIIAGGPMRAVFETLGIQDVVAKSVGSSNPYNMVRATFDALKHQDSPRSVAARRNLKVSTLQSRRVGSDAEVVAE; from the coding sequence ATGGCAGGTGAACGCGAACGCGGCGGACGCGACCGGGGCCCCCGGGAAGAGCGTGATAGCGAATTCGTCGATAAGCTCGTCCACATCAACCGTGTGGCGAAGGTCGTTAAGGGCGGTAAGCGTTTCGGCTTCGCCGCGCTGGTCGTCATCGGCGATCAGAAGGGGCGGGTTGGTTTCGGTCACGGTAAGGCCCGTGAAGTTCCGGAAGCGATCCGCAAGGCAACCGACAGCGCCAAGCGCAACCTGACGCGCGTCGCTCTGCGCGAAGGCCGCACGCTGCATCACGATATCGCTGGCCGCCACGGTGCGGGCCGCGTCTATCTGCGTGCAGCGCCGGCCGGTACTGGCATCATCGCTGGTGGCCCGATGCGCGCCGTGTTCGAAACGCTCGGCATCCAGGACGTTGTCGCCAAGTCGGTCGGCTCGTCGAATCCGTACAACATGGTTCGCGCCACTTTCGACGCGCTGAAGCATCAGGATTCGCCGCGTTCGGTCGCCGCTCGTCGTAACCTCAAGGTTTCCACCCTGCAGTCGCGCCGCGTTGGCTCGGATGCGGAAGTGGTCGCCGAGTAA
- the rplR gene encoding 50S ribosomal protein L18: MSKLKITNARRKQRVRLAIRRNANGRPRLSVFRSSKHIYAQVIDDLKGETLASASSLEKGLRDGGKTGADVDAAQAVGKLLAERAVKNGVKEVIFDRGQYLYHGRVKALADAAREGGLSF; the protein is encoded by the coding sequence ATGTCGAAACTCAAGATTACGAATGCCCGGCGCAAGCAGCGCGTTCGTCTGGCCATTCGCCGCAATGCCAATGGTCGTCCGCGTCTCTCGGTGTTCCGTTCGTCGAAGCACATCTACGCGCAGGTCATCGACGACCTGAAGGGCGAGACGCTCGCTTCGGCCTCGTCGCTGGAGAAGGGTCTCCGCGATGGTGGCAAGACCGGTGCGGACGTCGATGCGGCGCAGGCCGTCGGCAAGCTCCTCGCCGAGCGCGCCGTCAAAAATGGCGTCAAGGAAGTGATCTTCGATCGTGGTCAGTACCTGTACCACGGTCGCGTCAAAGCGCTGGCTGATGCCGCTCGCGAAGGCGGGCTGAGCTTCTAA
- the rplF gene encoding 50S ribosomal protein L6, with translation MSRVGKKPVAIASGVTANVEGQTVKMKGPKGALQFVVHDDVSVELKDGKITVAPRAETKRARSLYGTARAQINNLLEGVTKGFEKKLEITGVGYRAALQGKNLQLALGYSHDVVYTIPEGITITVPKPTEINVAGIDSQRVGQVAAEIRSYRPPEPYKGKGVRYSDEFIFRKEGKKK, from the coding sequence ATGTCCCGTGTAGGCAAGAAGCCCGTCGCGATCGCCTCTGGCGTCACCGCGAATGTCGAAGGGCAGACCGTCAAGATGAAGGGCCCGAAGGGCGCTCTTCAGTTCGTCGTTCACGACGACGTCTCGGTCGAATTGAAGGACGGCAAGATCACCGTCGCTCCGCGTGCGGAAACCAAGCGCGCGCGTTCGCTGTACGGTACCGCCCGCGCGCAGATCAACAATCTGCTCGAAGGCGTCACCAAGGGCTTCGAGAAGAAGCTCGAAATCACCGGCGTCGGTTACCGCGCCGCGCTGCAGGGCAAGAACCTGCAGCTCGCGCTCGGCTACAGCCACGACGTCGTGTACACGATCCCGGAAGGCATCACGATCACCGTGCCGAAGCCGACCGAGATCAACGTCGCTGGCATCGACTCGCAGCGCGTCGGTCAGGTTGCGGCTGAGATCCGCAGCTATCGTCCGCCGGAGCCCTATAAGGGCAAGGGCGTTCGTTATTCCGACGAATTTATCTTCCGCAAGGAAGGCAAGAAGAAGTAA
- the rpsH gene encoding 30S ribosomal protein S8 encodes MSTHDPISDLITRIRNAQMRTKSKVSTPGSKMRANVLEVLKSEGYIRDFASIEHANGRSELEIELKYFDGEPVIREISRVSKPGRRVYVSVKNLPRVRNGLGISVLSTPKGIMADHAARDANVGGEVLFTVF; translated from the coding sequence ATGTCTACGCACGATCCGATCAGCGATCTCATCACCCGCATCCGCAACGCGCAGATGCGCACGAAATCCAAGGTTTCGACCCCGGGCTCCAAGATGCGCGCCAACGTGCTCGAAGTTCTCAAGAGCGAAGGTTACATCCGTGACTTCGCCTCGATCGAGCATGCCAATGGCCGCTCCGAGCTTGAGATCGAACTCAAGTATTTCGATGGCGAGCCGGTCATCCGCGAGATCTCTCGCGTGTCGAAGCCTGGCCGCCGCGTTTATGTCTCGGTGAAGAACCTGCCGCGCGTCCGCAATGGCCTCGGTATCTCGGTTCTGTCGACGCCGAAGGGAATTATGGCTGACCACGCCGCGCGCGACGCGAATGTGGGCGGCGAAGTTCTCTTCACGGTGTTCTGA
- the rpsN gene encoding 30S ribosomal protein S14, which translates to MAKKSSIEKNNRRKKMSANAAPKRARLKAIIADKDKPMEERFAATLKLAEMPRNSSAVRIQNRCEVTGRPHSVYRLNKLSRIALRELGSNGLVPGLVKSSW; encoded by the coding sequence ATGGCAAAGAAGAGTTCAATCGAAAAGAACAACCGTCGGAAGAAGATGTCCGCGAACGCGGCGCCGAAGCGCGCCCGTCTCAAGGCCATCATCGCCGACAAGGACAAGCCGATGGAAGAGCGGTTCGCCGCCACCCTGAAGCTGGCCGAGATGCCCCGTAACTCGTCGGCGGTTCGTATCCAGAACCGTTGTGAAGTGACCGGTCGTCCGCACTCGGTTTATCGTCTCAATAAGCTCAGCCGTATCGCGCTGCGTGAACTCGGGTCGAATGGCCTGGTTCCCGGCCTGGTCAAGTCGAGCTGGTAA
- the rplE gene encoding 50S ribosomal protein L5: MSETAYTPRLRAQYDESIRAKLIEQFGYENVMQVPQLTKVVLNMGVGEAVNDRKKAETAAADLSLIAGQKAVVTYSRVAIATFKLRENQPIGAKVTLRKTKMYEFIDRLVNVALPRVRDFRGLNGKSFDGRGNYSLGLKEHIIFPEIDFDKAGDSPLGMDITVCTTARTDDEARALLTAFNFPFRQ; the protein is encoded by the coding sequence ATGTCCGAGACCGCTTACACTCCGCGCCTGCGCGCGCAGTATGACGAAAGCATTCGTGCCAAGCTGATCGAACAGTTCGGCTACGAGAACGTCATGCAGGTTCCGCAGCTGACCAAGGTCGTCCTGAACATGGGCGTTGGCGAAGCCGTCAACGACCGCAAGAAGGCCGAAACCGCTGCTGCTGACCTCTCGCTGATCGCCGGCCAGAAGGCCGTCGTGACCTATTCGCGCGTTGCCATCGCGACCTTCAAGCTGCGTGAAAACCAGCCGATTGGCGCCAAGGTGACCCTGCGCAAGACCAAGATGTACGAGTTCATCGATCGCCTGGTGAACGTCGCACTGCCGCGCGTCCGCGACTTCCGCGGCCTCAACGGCAAGAGCTTCGACGGCCGCGGCAACTACTCGCTCGGCCTCAAGGAGCACATCATTTTCCCGGAAATCGATTTCGATAAAGCCGGGGATTCGCCGCTGGGCATGGACATCACGGTGTGCACGACCGCACGCACGGATGACGAAGCCCGCGCTTTGTTGACCGCTTTCAATTTCCCGTTCCGGCAGTGA
- the rplX gene encoding 50S ribosomal protein L24, whose protein sequence is MAAKIRKGDKVIVLTGRDKGRTGEVFEVRPTEGKALVRGVNMVKRHQKQSQSQEGGIISKEAPIQLSNIAIVGADGKPTRVGFKIQADGTKVRVAKRSGAEI, encoded by the coding sequence ATGGCTGCCAAGATCCGCAAGGGTGACAAGGTCATCGTCCTGACCGGCCGCGACAAGGGTCGCACCGGTGAGGTGTTCGAAGTGCGTCCGACAGAAGGCAAGGCGCTGGTGCGCGGTGTCAACATGGTCAAGCGTCACCAGAAGCAGTCGCAGAGCCAGGAAGGCGGCATCATCTCGAAAGAGGCGCCGATCCAGCTGTCGAACATCGCCATCGTCGGTGCTGACGGCAAGCCGACTCGCGTCGGTTTCAAGATTCAGGCAGACGGCACCAAGGTGCGTGTCGCCAAGCGTTCGGGAGCTGAGATCTAA
- the rplN gene encoding 50S ribosomal protein L14 produces the protein MIQMQTNLDVADNSGARRVMCIKVIGGSKRRYASVGDVIVVSIKEAIPRGKVKKGDVMKAVVVRVRKDIRRPDGSVIRFDRNAAVLINNQSEPVGTRIFGPVPRELRAKNHMKIISLAPEVL, from the coding sequence ATGATTCAGATGCAGACCAACCTCGACGTGGCCGATAATTCTGGCGCACGCCGTGTCATGTGCATCAAGGTGATTGGGGGATCCAAGCGCCGTTATGCATCCGTTGGCGACGTTATTGTCGTTTCGATCAAGGAAGCCATCCCGCGCGGGAAGGTGAAGAAGGGCGACGTCATGAAGGCCGTCGTGGTGCGTGTCCGCAAGGACATCCGCCGTCCGGACGGATCCGTCATCCGCTTCGATCGCAACGCCGCCGTGCTGATCAACAATCAGTCCGAGCCGGTCGGTACCCGTATTTTCGGGCCCGTGCCGCGTGAACTGCGTGCCAAGAACCACATGAAGATCATTTCGCTCGCGCCGGAGGTGCTGTAA
- the rpsQ gene encoding 30S ribosomal protein S17 has translation MPKRTLQGVVVSDKQAKTIVVRVDRRFTHPIYKKTIRRSKNYHAHDENNQFKPGDTVWIEESKPISKLKRWTVVRGEQKTTA, from the coding sequence ATGCCGAAACGTACTCTGCAGGGCGTGGTCGTCAGCGACAAGCAGGCGAAGACCATCGTGGTCCGCGTTGACCGTCGCTTTACCCACCCGATCTACAAGAAGACCATTCGCCGCTCGAAGAACTATCACGCGCACGACGAGAACAACCAGTTCAAGCCGGGCGACACCGTGTGGATCGAAGAGAGCAAGCCGATCTCGAAGCTGAAGCGCTGGACCGTGGTCCGGGGCGAACAGAAAACTACCGCTTAA
- the rpmC gene encoding 50S ribosomal protein L29: MAEMKTSDIRAMSQDQMDDAVLNLKKERFNLRFQRATGQLENTSRLREARRDIARIKTIAAQKRDGKSK; the protein is encoded by the coding sequence ATGGCTGAAATGAAGACCAGCGATATCCGCGCGATGAGCCAGGACCAGATGGACGACGCCGTCCTCAACCTGAAGAAAGAGCGCTTCAACCTGCGTTTCCAGCGCGCCACCGGGCAGCTGGAAAATACCTCGCGCCTGCGTGAAGCTCGGCGCGACATCGCACGTATCAAGACCATCGCCGCGCAGAAGCGCGACGGCAAGTCGAAGTAA
- the rplP gene encoding 50S ribosomal protein L16 yields the protein MMQPKKTKFRKAHKGRIHGVASSGATLAYGQFGLKAMAPERITARQIEAARRALTRHMKRAGRVWIRIFPDLPVSKKPAEVRMGSGKGSPELWVARVKPGKLIFEIDGVTPQIAKEAMTLAAAKLPIKTRFVSRIAE from the coding sequence ATGATGCAACCAAAGAAGACCAAGTTCCGCAAGGCGCACAAAGGCCGTATCCACGGCGTTGCGTCGTCTGGCGCGACACTGGCTTACGGCCAGTTCGGCCTGAAGGCGATGGCCCCTGAGCGGATCACCGCCCGTCAGATCGAAGCTGCTCGTCGTGCACTGACCCGTCACATGAAGCGCGCCGGTCGCGTTTGGATCCGGATTTTCCCGGATCTGCCGGTGTCGAAGAAGCCTGCCGAAGTCCGCATGGGCTCCGGCAAGGGTTCGCCGGAATTGTGGGTGGCGCGCGTGAAGCCGGGCAAGCTGATTTTCGAGATCGACGGCGTGACGCCGCAGATCGCGAAGGAAGCAATGACCCTTGCCGCCGCCAAGCTGCCGATCAAGACGCGCTTCGTGTCGCGTATTGCCGAGTAA
- the rpsC gene encoding 30S ribosomal protein S3 — protein sequence MGQKINPIGLRLGINRTWDSRWYAGKNEYGKLLHEDIKIREILHKELKQAAVAKIIIERPHKKCRVTIQSARPGVVIGKKGADIDKLRKKVADITSSDVVINIVEIRKPELDATLVAESIAQQLERRVAFRRAMKRAVQSAMRLGAEGIRINCSGRLGGAEIARMEWYREGRVPLHTLRADIDYGVGTAFTTFGTCGVKVWIFKGEILEHDPMAQDKRMAEGDNSRPRRDAA from the coding sequence ATGGGTCAAAAGATCAATCCAATCGGTCTGCGCCTCGGCATCAACCGTACCTGGGATTCGCGCTGGTATGCCGGCAAGAACGAGTACGGCAAGCTGCTGCACGAAGACATCAAGATCCGTGAGATCCTGCACAAGGAGCTCAAGCAGGCTGCTGTCGCCAAGATCATCATCGAGCGCCCGCACAAGAAGTGCCGCGTCACGATCCAGTCGGCTCGTCCGGGTGTCGTGATCGGCAAGAAGGGCGCTGACATCGACAAGCTTCGCAAGAAGGTTGCCGACATCACCTCGTCGGACGTCGTGATCAACATCGTCGAAATCCGCAAGCCGGAACTCGACGCGACCCTGGTTGCAGAGTCGATCGCGCAGCAGCTGGAGCGCCGCGTTGCGTTCCGCCGTGCCATGAAGCGCGCCGTTCAGTCGGCGATGCGTCTCGGCGCCGAGGGCATCCGTATCAACTGCTCGGGTCGTCTGGGCGGTGCAGAAATCGCACGTATGGAATGGTATCGCGAAGGTCGCGTGCCGTTGCACACGCTGCGCGCCGACATCGATTACGGTGTGGGTACCGCGTTCACGACCTTTGGCACCTGCGGCGTCAAGGTCTGGATCTTCAAGGGTGAGATCCTCGAGCACGATCCGATGGCCCAGGACAAGCGTATGGCTGAAGGCGACAATTCGCGCCCGCGCCGCGACGCTGCCTGA
- the rplV gene encoding 50S ribosomal protein L22 produces the protein MSKPKRERALPDNEAKAIARMLRVSPQKLNLVAQMIRGRKASAALADLQFSRKRIAVDVKKCLESAIANAENNHDLDVDALIVSEAHVGKGIVMKRFSPRGRGRSGRIFKPFAQLTIVVRQVEAEAA, from the coding sequence ATGAGCAAACCAAAGCGCGAACGGGCCCTCCCGGATAACGAAGCCAAGGCAATCGCCCGCATGCTGCGCGTCAGCCCGCAGAAGTTGAACTTGGTGGCGCAGATGATCCGTGGTCGAAAGGCCTCGGCCGCACTTGCTGATCTGCAATTTTCGCGCAAGCGGATCGCAGTTGATGTAAAGAAGTGCCTCGAATCGGCGATTGCAAACGCCGAGAACAATCATGACCTCGATGTTGACGCTCTGATCGTCTCCGAGGCTCATGTTGGCAAGGGCATTGTTATGAAGCGTTTCTCACCGCGCGGCCGTGGTCGCTCGGGTCGTATCTTTAAGCCTTTCGCTCAGCTGACGATCGTCGTTCGTCAGGTCGAAGCTGAAGCAGCGTAA
- the rpsS gene encoding 30S ribosomal protein S19, with the protein MVRSVWKGPFVEGSLLKKADTARSSGRHEVIKIWSRRSTILPQFVGLTFGVYNGQKHVPVAVSEEMVGHKFGEFSPTRTFHGHAGDKKSKK; encoded by the coding sequence ATGGTTCGTTCAGTCTGGAAAGGCCCGTTCGTTGAGGGTTCTCTGCTCAAGAAGGCAGATACCGCTCGTTCGTCTGGCCGTCATGAAGTGATCAAGATCTGGAGCCGTCGCTCGACGATCCTGCCGCAGTTCGTCGGACTGACCTTCGGCGTCTACAATGGTCAGAAGCACGTTCCTGTCGCTGTCAGCGAGGAAATGGTGGGTCACAAGTTCGGCGAGTTCTCGCCGACTCGTACCTTCCATGGCCACGCCGGCGACAAGAAGTCCAAGAAGTAA
- the rplB gene encoding 50S ribosomal protein L2: MALKTFNPTTPGQRQLVMVDRSALYKGKPVKTLTEGKHSAGGRNNTGRITVRFRGGGHKKSYRLVDFKRTKFDVPAKVERLEYDPNRTAFIALIKYEDGELSYILAPQRLAVGDTVIAGNYVDVKPGNVMPLGNMPIGTIVHNVEMKIGKGGQIARSAGTYAQLVGRDHDYVIIRLNSGEQRLVHGRCTATIGAVSNPDHMNTSIGKAGRTRWLGWRPHNRGVVMNPIDHPHGGGEGRTSGGRHPVTPWGKPTKGKKTRSNKSTDKFILISRHKRKK; encoded by the coding sequence ATGGCACTTAAGACATTCAATCCCACGACGCCCGGCCAGCGCCAGCTGGTCATGGTCGATCGTTCGGCGCTGTACAAGGGCAAGCCGGTCAAGACTCTGACCGAAGGCAAGCACTCGGCTGGCGGTCGTAACAACACCGGTCGTATCACCGTTCGCTTCCGCGGCGGTGGTCACAAGAAGTCCTACCGTCTCGTCGACTTCAAGCGCACCAAGTTTGATGTCCCGGCGAAGGTGGAGCGTCTCGAATACGATCCGAACCGCACCGCGTTCATCGCGCTGATCAAGTATGAGGACGGCGAGCTGTCCTACATCCTGGCTCCGCAGCGTCTGGCCGTCGGCGACACCGTGATCGCCGGCAACTATGTCGACGTGAAGCCGGGCAATGTCATGCCGCTGGGCAACATGCCGATCGGCACGATCGTGCATAACGTCGAGATGAAGATCGGCAAGGGCGGTCAGATCGCCCGTTCGGCTGGCACCTATGCCCAGCTGGTCGGCCGTGACCATGACTACGTGATCATCCGTCTGAACTCGGGCGAACAGCGCCTGGTTCACGGTCGTTGCACCGCCACCATCGGCGCTGTGTCGAACCCGGATCACATGAACACCTCGATCGGCAAGGCCGGTCGTACCCGCTGGCTCGGCTGGCGCCCGCATAACCGCGGCGTCGTCATGAACCCGATCGACCATCCGCATGGTGGTGGTGAAGGTCGTACCTCGGGTGGTCGTCACCCGGTTACGCCCTGGGGCAAGCCGACCAAGGGCAAGAAGACCCGTTCGAACAAGTCGACAGACAAGTTCATTCTCATCAGCCGCCACAAGCGGAAGAAGTAA
- a CDS encoding 50S ribosomal protein L23 — protein sequence MKNIDPRHYDVIVAPVITEKATTASEFNKVVFKVDGKATKPQIKEAVEKLFDVKVKSVNTLVRKGKTKAFRGTFGSQSDVKRAVVTLEEGHRIDVTTGL from the coding sequence ATGAAGAATATCGATCCGCGCCATTACGACGTGATCGTGGCCCCGGTGATCACCGAAAAGGCGACCACCGCGTCCGAGTTCAACAAGGTCGTGTTCAAGGTCGACGGCAAGGCTACCAAGCCGCAGATCAAAGAGGCCGTCGAAAAGCTGTTCGACGTCAAGGTGAAGAGCGTGAACACGCTGGTGCGCAAGGGCAAGACCAAAGCCTTCCGCGGCACTTTCGGTTCGCAGTCTGATGTCAAGCGTGCGGTTGTCACCCTCGAAGAGGGCCACCGCATCGACGTCACGACCGGTCTATAA
- the rplD gene encoding 50S ribosomal protein L4, which produces MKLNVTTLEGKEAGSVELNEAIFGLDVRTDLIQRCVNWQLAKRQAGTHKAKGRAEINRTGKKMYKQKGTGGARHGSARVPQFRGGGRAFGPVVRSHATDLPKKVRALALKHALSAKAKDGSLIVIENATLEAAKTKALLGHFSGLGLTNALIIDGAEVHVGFAQAARNIPNIDVLPIQGINVYDILRRQKLVLTKAALDALEARFK; this is translated from the coding sequence ATGAAACTGAACGTCACCACGCTTGAGGGCAAGGAAGCCGGTTCGGTCGAGCTGAACGAAGCCATTTTCGGCCTCGATGTTCGCACCGATCTGATCCAGCGCTGCGTCAACTGGCAGCTGGCCAAGCGCCAGGCCGGCACTCACAAGGCCAAGGGCCGTGCGGAAATCAACCGCACCGGCAAGAAAATGTACAAGCAGAAGGGCACCGGCGGTGCTCGTCACGGCTCGGCCCGCGTGCCGCAGTTCCGTGGCGGTGGCCGCGCCTTCGGTCCGGTCGTTCGCTCGCATGCGACCGATCTGCCGAAGAAGGTTCGTGCTCTCGCGCTGAAGCATGCTCTCTCGGCCAAGGCCAAGGACGGCTCGCTGATCGTGATCGAGAATGCGACCCTCGAGGCAGCCAAGACCAAGGCTCTTCTCGGTCACTTCTCGGGTCTCGGCCTGACCAATGCGCTGATCATCGATGGCGCCGAGGTTCATGTCGGTTTCGCTCAGGCGGCCCGTAACATTCCGAACATCGACGTGCTCCCGATCCAGGGCATCAACGTCTATGACATTCTGCGTCGTCAGAAGCTGGTTCTGACCAAGGCGGCGCTTGATGCGTTGGAGGCGCGCTTCAAATGA